The DNA window GACCTTGCAATTCCAGCGCGTGCACGGGCGCTGGCTGATCGTGCAGGAAATCGCGGCCTGAGCGTTTGAAGCTGCCGTCAGCGCAGACTCACCGCCCACCAGGCCCTGACCCAAGTCGCTGCCACGCATGAACCGACCCCTGCGAACCCGGCGCCGCCATATCGCCCAAGTCTTGGCTTGGCTGCTGACCATGTTGCTGGTCGGCAGGGGGGTGCGCGCCGAGGAGTTCCAGCCCGATTTCGTCCATCGATGGCTGTCGCCAGGATCGTCGCAAAGCGCCGCGCAGATCACCGCGCCAGCAACCTCGCGCTCGCTTCTGGGGCAAGGCACGCAGGCTTTGATGCGCCAGGGCTTCGACGATCGCGCCGAAGTCGAGTCGATCGCGATCGATCAGCTCGTCGCCCAAGGACGGCTGCGCGAGGCGCTGCACCGCAGTGGCTTGCCAGCTGAGCGATATCCGAATTTCGCCTTGGCCCATTTGCTGCGCGGCGACTTGCTGCAAGCCGAAGCCGGCCGGCTTCGGCACTTTGCCGATGTGCCCGCCGCGCCCGGCAATGCGGCACAGTCGGCGCGGCTCGCGGCGCTGGTGAACGAAGGCCGCCAGCGGCTGCGCGCCTTCACCCAGGCGCCGGCACCCGGGCTGGTGCCGAGCAATTTCGCGGCCTTGGCCCCCGGGGTGAAACACGCCATCCCGGTGGATGCCAGCCGGTCGCGGCTGTATTTGTTCCGGCGCACCGCCAGCGGCTCCTTGCAACTCGAAGCGAACGACGACATCGCCCAGGACAAGCTGGGCACCGACAAGCAGCGGGCCGGGGACATGAAAACCCCGCTGGGCATTTATCTCATCACCCGCGAAGTGGGCCGGCGCTGGCTGAATGCCGCCCATGGCGCCGGCGCCATGCCGCCGAACCATCCGAACGCTTGGGACCGGCTGCTGGGCCGCACCGGCGGCGGCATCTGGCTGCATGGCGTGCCGCCGACCAGCTACGCCCGCCCGCCGCTGGACAGCGATGGTTGCGTGGTGCTGCCCAACCCCGGCATCACCTCGCTCATGACGCGCGTCGAACCTGGAGCCACCCCCGTCGTCATCACTTCGCGCGCGCAGTGGCTCACGCCGCCACAGATGGCGGCACAGCGCGCCCGCGTGCACAAGCCGCTGGCCCATGCCCCTGCCCTCCCTGGCGGCCCGGCCGCCACGCCGCGTCCGGAACTGGCCGAGGCCACGGTGCTCTACGACCAGGGCGAACACGGGTTGCTGGTCGTGCAATACGGCGGCCAGCAACTGCCCAAACCCATCACCTACCACGACTACTGGGCCAAGCAGGACGGCCAGTGGCGACTTTTCCACGCTGGAGTGCTTTCATGACCGTTTTTTCCCCTCGCGCATCGACCTCGTCAACCGATCTCGTCCGTTCACGTCGCTGGCTGCTACTGGGCGCCGCCGCAGTGCTCGGCGGTACCCTGCTGACCGCCCGTCCCATTCGCGCCGAAGCGCCGACCCGCGTGGAGTTGGTGACGACGCTGGGCACGATCGAGATCCAGCTCGACCCGCAACGTGCGCCCAAGACCGTGGCCAACTTCCTGCAATACGTGAAGGACGATTTCTACGCCGGCACCATCTTCCATCGCGTCATTCCCGGCTTCATGATCCAGGGTGGCGGCTTCACCGCCAACATGCAGCAAAAGCCTACTCGCCCACCGATTCCGCTGGAAAGCAAGAATGGGCTGAAGAACCTGCGGGGCACCATTGCCATGGCGCGCACCTCCGACCCGAACTCGGCCACCTCGCAGTTCTTCATCAACCTCGTCGACAATGCCTCGCTCGACTATCCTCAACCCGACGGCCATGGCTATGCCGTGTTCGGCCAGGTCATCAAGGGCATGGACGTGGTGGACCGCATCGCCAAGGTCGCCACGCAAAACGACGGCCCGATGCAGAACGTGCCGGTCACGCCAGTCGTCATCAAACAAGCCATTCTTCTCAAGTAAACAAGGACCATCATGGTTGAACTGCATACGAACAAAGGCGTCATCGGCATCGAACTCGACGCCGAGAAAGCCCCCAAATCCGCTGCCAATTTTCTGGCCTATGTGAAGAGCGGCCACTTCGACGGCACCGTGTTCCACCGCGTGATCGACGGCTTCATGATTCAGGGCGGCGGCTTCGAGCCCGGCATGAAGCAAAAGCCCACCCAGGCGCCGATCCAGAACGAGGCCAACAACGGTCTGAAGAACAAGCGCTACGCCCTGGCCATGGCCCGCACCAATGACCCGCATTCGGCCACCGCGCAGTTCTTCATCAACGTCGCCGACAACGCCTTCCTCGATCACACCGCACCTTCGGCCCAGGGCTGGGGCTATGCCGTGTTCGGCCACGTGGTCGAAGGCCAGGACGTGGTGGATGCCATCAAGGGCGTGAAAACCGGCGGCAAGGGCGGCCACCAGGACGTGCCGCTCGAAGACGTGGTGATCCTCAAAGCCATTGAAGTCTGAGTCGCACCCACAGCCGCTCCTGCAGACTTTGCCGGAGCTGACGGCGCCGCCCGCGTGGCGGCGCCTTGCTTTCGTCTCCGACCTGCACCTCGGCCCCGAGGCGCCCGTCACCACGGCCGGCTTTCTGCGCTGGCTGCGTGGAGAGGCCTTGGCCGCGGATGCCCTGTTCATCCTCGGCGACCTGTTCGAAGCCTGGGTCGGCGACGACCTGCTCGACGCTGCCCCCCCCGATGCCCACCACCAGGTTTGCGCCGCCCTGGCCGCCTACGCCGCCAGCGGCCACGCCGTGCGGGTGATGCATGGCAACCGGGATTTCCTGCTGCAGCAAGGCTTTGCCCGCCGCTGCGGCGCCCCTCTCCTGCCAGACCCTTGCGTGCTGGTGCTCGCCGGGCAGCGAATCCTGCTCACTCATGGCGACGCGCTATGCATCAGCGATGCCCCCTACCTGCAGTGGCGCGCGCTTTGCCGCAGTGCCGACTGGCAGGCCCGGTTCCTGGCGCAGCCGCTTCAGGCGCGAATCGAGCAGGCCGCGACCATGCGCGCCCAAAGCCGCGCCGCACAAAGCCGCATGGACACCTGGAGCGATGCCGACCCCGCCGAAGCCGCACGCTGGCTGCAGGCCGCCAACAGCACCTGGATGATCCACGGCCACACCCACCGCCCGCGCGAGCATTGGGACCATGGCCAATTGCGCCAGGTTTTGTCCGACTGGGATCTGGACGCGCCTGCAGGTGGCGCAGCGCACCGCGCCCAGGCCTTGTGGCTGCATGCAGGCGGCACGACGCTTGCGGCCGAACGCCGCCCTGCCGCCTGAATCCGTAGCTGACGCTCGCAGTCGCCCACCCCCAGATTAGGGCCTGTCCACGCTATTTCTGGATGCCAGCCCCACGACCGGCTTGCAAGGCCGCACCGACGGCCCTCCGGGCATTTTCCTGATGGACTCGAGAACTTCGAGATCCTCGCCCGCTGGGAACTCGACCGCGGCCCGCAGCGCATGAGCTACGACTTCTGGTGGAACATCCCGCACGACTACATGGTGTCGAGCGAGTGGGGCCTGCCGCCGCAATTCGAAAACGGCTTGGTTGGCGAAGACCTGCTGGCCAACCGCTACGGCCATTGCCTGCATTTCCGGGACTTGCGCGGACGCCAGCATCTGCAGACCATCGACATTGGCGCCAACCACCAGATGGCGCTGGACGTGCGCCCGGCCCACGAGCCGACCAAGGACTACGGTTTCCCTGGCGTGGTGGTCGACACGCAAAACCTGGAAGGCTCCATCTGGACCTGGCGGCGCGAGAAAAACGGCACATTCCATGCCAAGAAAACCGCGGCCATTCCACCCGAGCCGGCCAGCGCCGAGCAACTGCCCGATCTGCTCAAACCCTTCGGCGCCGTGCCTCCCCCTGGCGACCGACATCGACCTTTCACTCGACGACCGCTTCCTCTATGTCGCCTGCTGGGGCACCGGTGAACTGCGCCAGTACGACGTGACCGACCCGATGACGCCCAAACTGGCCGGCTCGGCGCATCTCGGCGGCATCGCCAGGCTGGTCTACCGCTACTGGGGCTTGCGCGCGCTGCGCCAATCCTGGTTCAACCTGGACTTGCTGTGGTCGGTGATGCTGCCGGGCAGCGGCGCCCTGGCAACCTGGGCTGCGACCCGCTGAAGTGGCGAGCGAGGTGTGACAACTGAGGTGTCACTTCACCAGCTTTTCCAACTCGCCCTTATCGAAATGCTCCTCGCGCAAGGCCTCCGGCGGGCAAACTTCCGCAGGGCAAACGCCACGTTGTTCCAGTTCCCGCCAGAGCAGCGCGATTTGATGTTCCAGCCGCGCCGCGTGGTCGATCAGGCCGAGGATGGCCTTGGCCTGCGGGTCGTCGCCGTTCTGCATCACCGCGTAAGCCGAGAAGCCCATGCGCGCCGCGGTGGCCTCGCGTTCCAGCTCGGCCTCTTTCTGCATGATGCGTGCCGGGTTGCCCACCGCCGTGGCCCCCGCCGGCACCGCCTTCACCACCACGGCGTTGGAGCCGATGCGCGCGCCCTGCCCCACGGTGAAGCCGCCGAGCACCTGCGCGCCCGCGCCCACCACCACCTCGGCCTCCAGCGTGGGGTGGCGCTTGGCGCCCTTGTACAGCGAGGTGCCGCCGAGCGTGACGCCCTGGTAGATGGTGCAGTCGTCACCGATTTCGGCCGTCTCGCCGATGACCACGCCCATGCCGTGATCGATGAACACGCGCCGGCCGATGCTCGCTCCAGGGTGAATCTCGATGCCGGTGAGGAAGCGCCCCCAGTGCGAAATCCAGCGCCCCAGCCAATGCCAGCCGCGCCGCCACAGGCCATGCGCCAGGCGGTGCAGCATGAGCGCGTGCAGGCCGGGATAACAGGTCAGCACCTCCCAGCGCGAGCGGGCCGCGGGGTCGCGTTCGAGGATGACCTGGATATCTTCGCGCAAGTGCCGGAACATGGAGTCGGAAAGAAGCTTTCGGAGCGGGAGTCGAGTGTATTGGAGCGCCGCATGCGGCGCTGGGCGGCGGCTCAATCCGGCGCGCGCGGCGCCGTCTCGTGATCTGGCGGGCCGGCCTGCTGCGCGCCGGGCTTGCCGACTCGCTCTCAAGAAACAAAATGGGTTGAAGGCCGGTTTCATGCTGGCACCGGGTTTGGATGGATCTGGAAGCCAAGGGCAGCGGCGCGGCGCTTGAGGGCGACGATTGAGCGCTCGCGCTGCTGATCTTCATAGCGCTGCTGGCCTTGATCGACGAACGCCTCGCCACGCGTCAGCATGAAATACACCATGCGCGCCAGCTTGTGCGCGGTGGCGGTATTGGCACGCGGCTTGTCCATGCGGCCCGACAAGCGGCGGTAGAACGCGCCGAGGGCCGAGTCGCTGTGCGACAGGCTCATCGCGGCCATCTTCAGCGCCTGCCTGACCCGATTGGCGGATCGCCGGGTCTTGGCTGACAGCACCTTGCCGCCGCTGATCTTCGTGCCCGGACACAGCCCCAACCAAGAACAGAAGTGCTTGACGTTGGCAAAGCGACTCAGGTTGGGGCCGACCTCCGAGAGGATCTTCATCACCGCAGCCAGACCCAGGCCGTTGATGCGCGTGAGATCGACGCCGGCCCAGTTGGCCAGAATCTGGCGTGCGTCGAACTGCGCGCGCAGCTTGCTGCCTGCACGAGGCGTCTTGCCCAGATCGACCTTGGCCGCGCCAAGCTGGCTCAGCAGTCCTTGCAGCTTGGCGTCGCATTCGCCCAGGTGCCGGGCAATGTCGTCATACATCGCCAGCGCCTGGCGCAGCACGAACAGGTGCTCATCGCGCCAATTGCCCGTCAAGGCCTTGGCAATCTCCGTCTCACTGGCCTTGACACGAGCGTTGCGATACCGGGCCAGCGTCTTGGGGTCGCGCTCGCCAGCGACGATGGCGCGGATGATGGCTTGTCCCGTCAGTCCCATGACATCGGTCAGAACCTCGGTGAGCTGGATGTTCATCTGCACCAGCGCCTTTTGCATGCGCTGCACCCAACTGGCCTGCTCGGCCAAGAGCACGTCGCGCTGACGGGCCACGGCACGCACCACACAGACCTCATCGGTCGGGCGGAACGCCGCGCGCAAGAACCCCAGGCTCATCAACTTCTGCAACCACTGGCAGTCCTGCACATCGCTCTTGCGCCCAGGCACATACTTCATCTGCCGCGCATCGACCAAAAACACCGTCAAGCCGCGTTGCTCCAGCACCTCGAACACCGGGATCCAGTACACCCCGGTGGACTCCAGCGCCACGGTGTCGACCCCACACGCGAGCAGCCAGTCGGCCATGGCGTGCAGATCGTCGGTCATCGCACCGAACTCGCGCACCGGTTCGTCGCAGGCTTGCCGGGGTACCGCCACCCAGTGGCTCGACCCTCCTACGTCGATACCCGCCGCGTTGGGGAAGACCAGATCATCATCTCGCTTGCGCATCGCCATCGTTTGCTCCAAGATTGTCAACGAACGGCAGCGCCATGGGAGTCGTCGAATTCGACTCGATCTCTCAAACGGGATGCACATCGCTGTGCTCACCACTGTCGCCGACGATTCCCGGACCATGCTCACGAGCGGGCTCACCTCACGGCGTCCTACAACGCCGCAGGCTCGCACCAATGACTTGTCGGTCATCTCGGCACTGCCGTTCACCTTGTAGCCCAAAGATCGTTTCTTCGCGAACGCCGGGCGCCCCCAGGGGCTTGGGNGCTGCTGGCCTTGATCGACGAACGCCTCGCCACGCGTCAGCATGAAATACACCATGCGCGCCAGCTTGTGCGCGGTGGCGGTATTGGCACGCGGCTTGTCCATGCGGCCCGACAAGCGGCGGTAGAACGCGCCGAGGGCCGAGTCGCTGTGCGACAGGCTCATCGCGGCCATCTTCAGCGCCTGCCTGACCCGATTGGCGGATCGCCGGGTCTTGGCTGACAGCACCTTGCCGCCGCTGATCTTCGTGCCCGGACACAGCCCCAACCAAGAACAGAAGTGCTTGACGTTGGCAAAGCGACTCAGGTTGGGGCCGACCTCCGAGAGGATCTTCATCACCGCAGCCAGACCCAGGCCGTTGATGCGCGTGAGATCGACGCCGGCCCAGTTGGCCAGAATCTGGCGTGCGTCGAACTGCGCGCGCAGCTTGCTGCCTGCACGAGGCGTCTTGCCCAGATCGACCTTGGCCGCGCCAAGCTGGCTCAGCAGTCCTTGCAGCTTGGCGTCGCATTCGCCCAGGTGCCGGGCAATGTCGTCATACATCGCCAGCGCCTGGCGCAGCACGAACAGGTGCTCATCGCGCCAATTGCCCGTCAAGGCCTTGGCAATCTCCGTCTCACTGGCCTTGACACGAGCGTTGCGATACCGGGCCAGCGTCTTGGGGTCGCGCTCGCCAGCGACGATGGCGCGGATGATGGCTTGTCCCGTCAGTCCCATGACATCGGTCAGAACCTCGGTGAGCTGGATGTTCATCTGCACCAGCGCCTTTTGCATGCGCTGCACCCAACTGGCCTGCTCGGCCAAGAGCACGTCGCGCTGACGGGCCACGGCACGCACCACACAGACCTCATCGGTCGGGCGGAACGCCGCGCGCAAGAACCCCAGGCTCATCAACTTCTGCAACCACTGGCAGTCCTGCACATCGCTCTTGCGCCCAGGCACATACTTCATCTGCCGCGCATCGACCAAAAACACCGTCAAGCCGCGTTGCTCCAGCACCTCGAACACCGGGATCCAGTACACCCCGGTGGACTCCAGCGCCACGGTGTCGACCCCACACGCGAGCAGCCAGTCGGCCATGGCGTGCAGATCGTCGGTCATCGCACCGAACTCGCGCACCGGTTCGTCGCAGGCTTGCCGGGGTACCGCCACCCAGTGGCTCGACCCTCCTACGTCGATACCCGCCGCGTTGGGGAAGACCAGATCATCATCTCGCTTGCGCATCGCCATCGTTTGCTCCAAGATTGTCAACGAACGGCAGCGCCATGGGAGTCGTCGAATTCGACTCGATCTCTCAAACGGGATGCACATCGCTGTGCTCACCACTGTCGCCGACGATTCCCGGACCATGCTCACGAGCGGGCTCACCTCACGGCGTCCTACAACGCCGCAGGCTCGCACCAATGACTTGTCGGTCATCTCGGCACTGCCGTTCACCTTGTAGCCCAAAGATCGTTTCTTCGCGAACGCCGGGCGCCCCCAGGGGCTTGGGATGCTCATGAGAAAACGCAGGGCCGCCAGCCACCGGAGTCGGCTGGCCTTCGTGCCGTCCAAGCCTGCCGGCGCAGGCTTGGAGTCGCGGCCCTCAGCCCCGAGTTTTCTCATCCCCCTCGGGGGGCAGCCGCTGCATGGCAGCGGCCTGGGGGCGTTCAATCGCCAAGCGCTCCAGCCAAGCCTTGCAAATGCCCCGCAGGATATGCACTTCCTGCTGGGTGAGTTGCGCCCGGGTGGCGAGCCGCGCCAGCCTGGGGAGCAGCTTTTTCGGCGCGGCCGGGTCCAGATAACCCAGCGCCACCAAGGCCCGTTCGGCATGATCCAGCAGGCCCTGCACCTCGGCCTGGGTGGCCGCCACCTCGGCCGGCGGCCCCGACGGCAGGTTGAAGGCGCCGACAGCCTTGCGCCATTCCCACGCCACGATCTGCACTGCCTGCGCCAGGTTGAGCGAGGCGTATTGCGAATAGGCCGGCAGGCTGAGCAGGGCGTCACAGCGGTACACGGTGTCGTTGTCCAGGCCGTAGCGTTCGCTGCCGAAAACGAAGCCCACCCGCCGGCCCTGCTCGGCCGCCTGCCGCGCCAACTGCGGCAGCCATTCCGGGCCGTGCAGCGGCGGCCCGAAGTCGCGCACGCGCGACGACAGCGCCACCAGCACGCCGCAATCGCCGGCAGCATCCATCAGGCTGGCGCTGATCCGGGTGGCGGCGAGCACATCGTCGGCGCCGCTGGCGAACGCCAGCGCCTCGGGCTGCTGCAGCACATCCGCATAGCGCGGCGCCACCAGCGCCAGATGCGCGAAACCCATGGTCTTGATGGCCCGCGCCGCCGCGCCCACATTGCCCGGATGGCTGGTGTTCACGAGCACGAACAGCGGCTGCGCGCAGGCGCTTGAACCATCCGGCGTGGCGGGCACACCCCCTCCGATAAAATCCTGCGTCTGCATTCGTTCTTTCACATCCACCCGAGCATTCCTTTTCGAGGCGCCATTGTCGCGTCCTTCGCCGCCACCATGCATCCCATGATCAATGTTGCCGTTCGCGCTGCGCGCGATGCCGGCAAAATCATCAACCGCGCCAGCCTCGACCTCGACCTGCTGCGCGTGACGCAAAAGTCCGCGCGCGACTTCGTCACCGAAGTCGACCGCGCCAGCGAGCAGGCCATCATCGACATCCTGCTCAAAGCCTTCCCGCAGCACGGCATCCTCGGCGAGGAAACCGGCTCCACCCACGGCCGGGCGGATTCCGACTACCAGTGGATCATCGACCCGCTGGACGGCACCACCAACTTCATCCACGGCATGCCGGTCTACGCCGTGTCCATCGCCCTGGCCCACCTGGGCGTGGTGCAGCACGGCGTGGTGTACGACCCCTCCCGCGACGAACTGTTCACCGCCAGCCGCGGCGGCGGCGCCTTCCTCAACAACCGGCGCCTGCGGGTGTCCAAACGCACCCGGCTGGAAGAAGCGCTCATCGGCACCGGCTTTCCTTTCCGCAAGGGCGACGACCTCGACACGTATCTGGAGATGTTCAAGAAAGTGGCCGAGCGCTGCGTCGGCCTGCGCCGCCCGGGCGCCGCCGCCATCGACCTGGCCTATGTCGCCGCCGGCCGCTACGACGGCTTTTTCGAGATCGGCCTGAAACCCTGGGACGTGGCGGCCGGCTCGCTGCTCGTCACCGAGGCCGGCGGCCTGGTGGGCAATTTCACCGGCGAATCCGACTTCCTCCACCGCGAAGAACTCGTCACCGGCAGCCCGCGCATCTATGCCCAGCTCGTCACCCTGCTCAAGCCCTACGCCCAGGCCGACCGCAGCGCTCCCGAAGCGGCGCCGAAGCGCATGAGCGCAACGGCAGTGCAAACCGCCACCGCAGCCATCACCCAGCCCGCCGAAGCGGCGGACGACAGCGCACCGTTCTGACGGCAGCGCCTGCCATGGTTCGCGCCCCGTTGCCCGCGCCGACCGACGAGCTGTCGGCGCACACGCCGATGATGCAGCAGTACCTGCGCATCAAGGCGCAGCATCCCGACGTGCTGGTGCTCTACCGCATGGGTGACTTCTACGAGCTGTTCTTCGCCGACGCGGAGAAGGCCGCGCGGCTGCTCGACCTCACGCTCACGCGGCGCGGCCAGTCGGCCGGGCAGACCATCGTCATGGCCGGGGTGCCGGTACAGGCGCTGGACACGTACCTGGCCAAGCTGGTGCGTCTGGGCGAGTCGGTCGCCATTTGCGAGCAGGTGGGCGACCCGGCCACCAGCAAGGGACCGGTGGAACGGCGGGTGGAGCGCATCGTCACCCCCGGCACGCGATTGGATGACGGGCTGCTGGACGACAAGGCGGACTGCGCCCTGCTTGCGATTGCACCCGCAGCATCCCGGCGCGAACCGCAGCTCGGCCTGGCCTGGCTGGTGCTGACCAGCGGTGCGCTGCGCCTGGCCGAATGCGCCCCCGAGGAGCTGGACTCCTGGCTGGCGCGCATTCAGCCGGCCGAAGTGCTGTGGCCGCAAGACCTGCCGGTGCCGGCGGCGCTGCAAACCGCGCTGCCCGGTACGGCCGCCGGCGCGGATGCGCGAAGCCGCCCGTCCGGCGCCATGCTCAGCCCGCGCGCACCCTGGCAGTTCGACGCCAGCGCGGGGCTGGACAAACTGCGGCGCCAGCTCGGCGTGCAATCGCTGGAGGCCTTTGGCGCGCAAGGCCTGCAACGTGCCCATGCCGCCGCCGCTGCACTGCTGAG is part of the Thiomonas sp. X19 genome and encodes:
- a CDS encoding murein L,D-transpeptidase family protein → MNRPLRTRRRHIAQVLAWLLTMLLVGRGVRAEEFQPDFVHRWLSPGSSQSAAQITAPATSRSLLGQGTQALMRQGFDDRAEVESIAIDQLVAQGRLREALHRSGLPAERYPNFALAHLLRGDLLQAEAGRLRHFADVPAAPGNAAQSARLAALVNEGRQRLRAFTQAPAPGLVPSNFAALAPGVKHAIPVDASRSRLYLFRRTASGSLQLEANDDIAQDKLGTDKQRAGDMKTPLGIYLITREVGRRWLNAAHGAGAMPPNHPNAWDRLLGRTGGGIWLHGVPPTSYARPPLDSDGCVVLPNPGITSLMTRVEPGATPVVITSRAQWLTPPQMAAQRARVHKPLAHAPALPGGPAATPRPELAEATVLYDQGEHGLLVVQYGGQQLPKPITYHDYWAKQDGQWRLFHAGVLS
- a CDS encoding peptidylprolyl isomerase, with the protein product MTVFSPRASTSSTDLVRSRRWLLLGAAAVLGGTLLTARPIRAEAPTRVELVTTLGTIEIQLDPQRAPKTVANFLQYVKDDFYAGTIFHRVIPGFMIQGGGFTANMQQKPTRPPIPLESKNGLKNLRGTIAMARTSDPNSATSQFFINLVDNASLDYPQPDGHGYAVFGQVIKGMDVVDRIAKVATQNDGPMQNVPVTPVVIKQAILLK
- a CDS encoding peptidylprolyl isomerase; translated protein: MVELHTNKGVIGIELDAEKAPKSAANFLAYVKSGHFDGTVFHRVIDGFMIQGGGFEPGMKQKPTQAPIQNEANNGLKNKRYALAMARTNDPHSATAQFFINVADNAFLDHTAPSAQGWGYAVFGHVVEGQDVVDAIKGVKTGGKGGHQDVPLEDVVILKAIEV
- a CDS encoding UDP-2,3-diacylglucosamine diphosphatase yields the protein MKSESHPQPLLQTLPELTAPPAWRRLAFVSDLHLGPEAPVTTAGFLRWLRGEALAADALFILGDLFEAWVGDDLLDAAPPDAHHQVCAALAAYAASGHAVRVMHGNRDFLLQQGFARRCGAPLLPDPCVLVLAGQRILLTHGDALCISDAPYLQWRALCRSADWQARFLAQPLQARIEQAATMRAQSRAAQSRMDTWSDADPAEAARWLQAANSTWMIHGHTHRPREHWDHGQLRQVLSDWDLDAPAGGAAHRAQALWLHAGGTTLAAERRPAA
- the cysE gene encoding serine O-acetyltransferase, translated to MFRHLREDIQVILERDPAARSRWEVLTCYPGLHALMLHRLAHGLWRRGWHWLGRWISHWGRFLTGIEIHPGASIGRRVFIDHGMGVVIGETAEIGDDCTIYQGVTLGGTSLYKGAKRHPTLEAEVVVGAGAQVLGGFTVGQGARIGSNAVVVKAVPAGATAVGNPARIMQKEAELEREATAARMGFSAYAVMQNGDDPQAKAILGLIDHAARLEHQIALLWRELEQRGVCPAEVCPPEALREEHFDKGELEKLVK
- a CDS encoding IS110-like element ISCARN20 family transposase, giving the protein MAMRKRDDDLVFPNAAGIDVGGSSHWVAVPRQACDEPVREFGAMTDDLHAMADWLLACGVDTVALESTGVYWIPVFEVLEQRGLTVFLVDARQMKYVPGRKSDVQDCQWLQKLMSLGFLRAAFRPTDEVCVVRAVARQRDVLLAEQASWVQRMQKALVQMNIQLTEVLTDVMGLTGQAIIRAIVAGERDPKTLARYRNARVKASETEIAKALTGNWRDEHLFVLRQALAMYDDIARHLGECDAKLQGLLSQLGAAKVDLGKTPRAGSKLRAQFDARQILANWAGVDLTRINGLGLAAVMKILSEVGPNLSRFANVKHFCSWLGLCPGTKISGGKVLSAKTRRSANRVRQALKMAAMSLSHSDSALGAFYRRLSGRMDKPRANTATAHKLARMVYFMLTRGEAFVDQGQQRYEDQQRERSIVALKRRAAALGFQIHPNPVPA
- a CDS encoding RNA methyltransferase, with amino-acid sequence MQTQDFIGGGVPATPDGSSACAQPLFVLVNTSHPGNVGAAARAIKTMGFAHLALVAPRYADVLQQPEALAFASGADDVLAATRISASLMDAAGDCGVLVALSSRVRDFGPPLHGPEWLPQLARQAAEQGRRVGFVFGSERYGLDNDTVYRCDALLSLPAYSQYASLNLAQAVQIVAWEWRKAVGAFNLPSGPPAEVAATQAEVQGLLDHAERALVALGYLDPAAPKKLLPRLARLATRAQLTQQEVHILRGICKAWLERLAIERPQAAAMQRLPPEGDEKTRG
- a CDS encoding inositol monophosphatase family protein; amino-acid sequence: MHPMINVAVRAARDAGKIINRASLDLDLLRVTQKSARDFVTEVDRASEQAIIDILLKAFPQHGILGEETGSTHGRADSDYQWIIDPLDGTTNFIHGMPVYAVSIALAHLGVVQHGVVYDPSRDELFTASRGGGAFLNNRRLRVSKRTRLEEALIGTGFPFRKGDDLDTYLEMFKKVAERCVGLRRPGAAAIDLAYVAAGRYDGFFEIGLKPWDVAAGSLLVTEAGGLVGNFTGESDFLHREELVTGSPRIYAQLVTLLKPYAQADRSAPEAAPKRMSATAVQTATAAITQPAEAADDSAPF